DNA sequence from the Methanofollis formosanus genome:
AAGCGATCTCACCGGCAAGCGCCGTCGCCGCCGCGGTCGAGGGCGAGGCGAGATAGATCTCGCCGCCGATGCCCATCCGGTTCCTGAAGTTCCGGTTCGCCGTCGAGAGGCAGACCTCCCCCTCCCCGATGACGCCCATATGTGCACCCAGGCACGGCCCGCACCCGGGCGTCCCGACGGCGCACCCGGCCTCGACGAGGGTGGTGAGGACGCCGGTCTCCACCGCCCTGAGGAGCACGGCCCTCGACGCCGGGACGACGACCGTCCTCACCTTCACCGTCTTCCCCCTGACGATCGCAGCAAAGCGTTCCAGGTCCTCGTAGCGCCCGCAGGTGCAGGTGCCCAGGAAGACCTGGTCGACCGGCACTCCCTCTTTCTCCGCGACCGGGCAGACGGTGTCCACCCGCGGCGGGAGGGCGAGGAGGGGTTCGAGGTTCTCGAGGTCGATCGTGACCTCGTCGGGATAACCGTCGACCTCCCGACGCTGGACCTCGACCTCGTGCCCGAACCCGGCGAGGTACCGCCTGGTCGTCTCGTCCGCATAGAAGAGTCCGGCCTTCGCCCCGGTCTCCACCGCCATGTTCGAGAGGGTGAGACGGTCGGCCATCGAGAGCCCAGCGGCCCCCTCACCCACGAACTCGAGGGCGCGGTACGTCCCGCCGTCCATCCCGAGGGCGGCGACATAGGCAAGGGCGAGGTCCTTCGCCTCGACCGCCCCGGAGAAGGTCCCTTCCAGGAAGATCCCGGTCGTCTCCGGCACCCGGAACCAGGTCTCCCCGGTCGCCCAGACCCCCGCGAGGTCGGTCGCCCCGACCCCGGTCGCAAAGGCGCCGAGGGCACCGAGGGTGCAGGTGTGCGAGTCGGCGCCGACGACCACCTCGCCGGGCAGGACGCACCCCTCGGCCATCACCTGGTGGCAGACCCCGCCGCCGACGTCGGAGAAATGGACCTTCTGTTCCTTCGCAAAGGCACGCAACTCGTGCTGGAGGTCGGCGGTCAGCGAGGCGTTGGCCGGGGCGATGTGGTCGAAGATGAGATGGCGGCGGTCGGAATCGGTGAAGACCCCGCTGCCGATCGCCCGCCAGGCCTCCAGGGCCAGCACGCCGGTGCCGTCATGGGCAAAGGCCCGGTCCACCCGCCGGTCGAGATACTCGCCGGCCGGCGCACCGAGGATCTGCTCTGAGAGCGTGCTCATCCGCGCACCTCCCTTCCCCGCACCGCGGTGCAGAGGAGGTCCCGGAGCACCTCGGGCGTCACATTGCACTTCGCCTCGCTGCGCCGTTTCACTTCATGCAGCACCCAGCGCACCCCTTCGTCATTCAGGTGGTAGCCGAGGGACGCCGCCACATGCTCGATCGCGTGCCGTCCCGTATGCTTGCCGAGCACAAAGGTCCGCTCCCGCCCCACCAGCGCCGGACGGTAATACTCGTAGGTCGAGGGATCTTCGAGAAGGGCGGCGATATGGATCCCGCTCTCGTGGGCAAAGGCGTTGGCACCGACCACTGCCTTGTTCCTGGCCACTTCCACCCCGGACGTCCGGGCGACCAGGTCGGATAGGGCGCCGATCTGCGAGAGGTCGTAGCGGTTGATCCCGGCCTTCGTCGCGAGGACGACGAGCACCTCCTCGAGCGGGGTGTTGCCGGCCCGTTCGCCCAGGCCGTTGACCGTCGTATGGAGCTGGAAGGCCCCGGCCTCCGCGGCGACGAGGGTGTTTGCCGTGGCGCACCCGAGGTCGTCATGACAGTGGATGCAGAGCGGGAGGTCGACCTCCCTGCGGATCGCCTGCATCCGCTCAAAGGTCTCCATCGGGGTCATGCACCCCACGGTGTCGGCGAAGGTGGCGAGGTCGGCCCCGGCCTCCGTCGCCTGTCGGTATGCATCGATGAGATCCTTGAGATCGGTCCGCGAAGCGTCTTCGGCCCCGAACCGTACCTGGACTCCGTGGTCGTGGGCGTACTCGATCATCGCACAGGTCTCGGCCATCACCTCTTCCCGGCTCTTCTTATATTTGGTCCTGATATGGAGGTCCGAAGTGGCGGCAAAGAGCCCGATCATATCGACACCGCAGTCCAGGGCGGCATCGACGTCACCCTTTCTCGCGCGGGAGAGCGCACAGATCCGGGCGCCGAGGTCCATCCGGCAGACCGCCCGCACGGCCTCCTGTTCCTTTGCGGAGACCGCGGGGAACCCTGCCTCGATCACCTCGACGCCGGTCGCGTCGAGGAGGGACGCGATCTCCATCTTATCTTCACGGGTAAACGTGACGCCCGGCGTCTGTTCGCCGTCACGCAATGTTACATCACAGATCTCAACATGCAACTTTTTCATGAGATTCACCAGCAGGGCATTCACCGCCGACGATCACCGTCTTCGGACGGTCTGCCGGCACGATCAGCCGCCGCAGTCCGGGCAGGTCGTCGGCCCGGCAGAATTCAGGATCGGCCCATTCGAGATACCGCTCCACACCGGGCGTCTCCTGGCCGCCGACCA
Encoded proteins:
- a CDS encoding aconitase/3-isopropylmalate dehydratase large subunit family protein; this encodes MSTLSEQILGAPAGEYLDRRVDRAFAHDGTGVLALEAWRAIGSGVFTDSDRRHLIFDHIAPANASLTADLQHELRAFAKEQKVHFSDVGGGVCHQVMAEGCVLPGEVVVGADSHTCTLGALGAFATGVGATDLAGVWATGETWFRVPETTGIFLEGTFSGAVEAKDLALAYVAALGMDGGTYRALEFVGEGAAGLSMADRLTLSNMAVETGAKAGLFYADETTRRYLAGFGHEVEVQRREVDGYPDEVTIDLENLEPLLALPPRVDTVCPVAEKEGVPVDQVFLGTCTCGRYEDLERFAAIVRGKTVKVRTVVVPASRAVLLRAVETGVLTTLVEAGCAVGTPGCGPCLGAHMGVIGEGEVCLSTANRNFRNRMGIGGEIYLASPSTAAATALAGEIASPEGCL
- a CDS encoding homocitrate synthase family protein, with the protein product MKKLHVEICDVTLRDGEQTPGVTFTREDKMEIASLLDATGVEVIEAGFPAVSAKEQEAVRAVCRMDLGARICALSRARKGDVDAALDCGVDMIGLFAATSDLHIRTKYKKSREEVMAETCAMIEYAHDHGVQVRFGAEDASRTDLKDLIDAYRQATEAGADLATFADTVGCMTPMETFERMQAIRREVDLPLCIHCHDDLGCATANTLVAAEAGAFQLHTTVNGLGERAGNTPLEEVLVVLATKAGINRYDLSQIGALSDLVARTSGVEVARNKAVVGANAFAHESGIHIAALLEDPSTYEYYRPALVGRERTFVLGKHTGRHAIEHVAASLGYHLNDEGVRWVLHEVKRRSEAKCNVTPEVLRDLLCTAVRGREVRG